The Saccharopolyspora gloriosae genome window below encodes:
- a CDS encoding amino acid ABC transporter permease: protein MSAVINNLPVLLAGFGTSLALILVSAAIALLLGVALAGMRVSPVPLLQTAATCYVECLRTVPTAVIFFFALFGLPQMGVRIGFFPAAVAALSVYYAAFFCEAVRSGINSVPTGQAEAARSIGLEFRGALRFVVLPQALRSVIPPLLNVFVALTKSSAIASAFGVAELLASTTALVTIESDAVIPILLACSAFYLVITIPAGLLAERLEKKVAVAR, encoded by the coding sequence ATGAGCGCCGTCATCAACAACCTGCCCGTGCTGCTGGCGGGGTTCGGCACCTCGCTGGCCCTGATCCTCGTCTCCGCCGCGATCGCGCTCCTGCTCGGTGTCGCCCTTGCCGGCATGCGCGTTTCACCGGTGCCACTGCTGCAGACCGCAGCCACCTGCTACGTCGAATGCCTGCGCACCGTGCCCACCGCGGTGATCTTCTTCTTCGCGCTGTTCGGGCTGCCGCAGATGGGCGTGCGGATCGGGTTCTTCCCCGCCGCGGTGGCAGCGCTGTCGGTCTACTACGCCGCGTTCTTCTGCGAAGCCGTCCGCTCGGGCATCAACTCCGTGCCCACCGGCCAGGCCGAAGCCGCCCGATCCATCGGACTCGAATTCCGCGGCGCGCTGCGCTTCGTCGTACTGCCCCAAGCGTTGCGCTCGGTCATCCCACCACTGCTCAACGTCTTCGTGGCCCTCACCAAGAGCTCCGCCATCGCCAGCGCATTCGGCGTCGCCGAGCTCCTGGCCTCCACCACCGCCCTGGTGACCATCGAGAGCGACGCCGTCATCCCGATCCTGCTCGCCTGCAGCGCCTTCTACCTCGTCATCACCATCCCCGCCGGTCTGCTGGCAGAGCGGCTCGAAAAGAAGGTCGCGGTGGCCCGATGA
- a CDS encoding MFS transporter, translated as MITALMLLSLIGVASVLLPLYLQTVLGVSPLVAGLIMLPGGLLFGILGRPVGALFDRRGARPLVVPGAALMASGLGLFSITGTGTPLSAIVVFHLVLMSGMSLMLTPLMAEALGSLPDKLYSHGSASLSAVQQVAGAMGTALFVSIAALGSATDELSPDAAGLHVAFATAGAIGLLTLLLSLLVGHRYAQAR; from the coding sequence ATGATTACGGCGTTGATGTTGCTGTCCCTGATCGGCGTTGCGTCAGTGCTACTGCCGCTCTACTTGCAGACGGTGCTCGGTGTGAGCCCGTTAGTGGCGGGGCTCATCATGCTCCCGGGAGGACTCCTTTTCGGAATTCTCGGTCGGCCGGTCGGCGCACTGTTCGATCGGCGCGGAGCCCGACCCTTGGTCGTTCCAGGTGCTGCGCTAATGGCGTCGGGCCTCGGCCTGTTCTCGATCACGGGTACCGGAACTCCGCTGTCGGCCATCGTCGTATTTCACCTCGTGCTGATGTCCGGGATGTCACTGATGCTGACGCCGCTGATGGCGGAAGCTCTGGGTTCGTTGCCGGACAAGCTGTATTCGCATGGCAGTGCCAGCCTCTCCGCGGTGCAACAGGTCGCAGGCGCGATGGGTACGGCGTTGTTCGTCTCCATAGCCGCACTCGGCTCAGCCACTGACGAGCTCTCCCCGGACGCTGCCGGCCTACATGTGGCGTTCGCAACGGCCGGCGCTATCGGGCTCCTGACGTTGCTGCTGTCACTACTGGTGGGTCATCGGTACGCGCAAGCGCGGTAG
- a CDS encoding amino acid ABC transporter ATP-binding protein, whose translation MTASTASETADDPETTSDLLVSLRGVNKHFGELHVLRDVDLDITRGEVVVVVGPSGSGKSTLCRTINRLEPIDNGRITLDGTELPSEGKDLAALRSDVGMVFQQFNLFAHMSILDNVTLGPIRVRGRKKTAAEAEARRLLDRVGVGDQAHKMPVQLSGGQQQRAAIARALAMEPKVLLFDEPTSALDPEMVSEVLEVMKELAATGMTMVVVTHEMGFAKSAAHRVIFMDRGQIVEQAPPADFFAAPRSDRTRDFLSKVLTH comes from the coding sequence ATGACCGCTTCCACCGCATCCGAGACCGCCGACGACCCGGAGACGACCTCCGACCTGCTCGTGTCCTTGCGCGGGGTCAACAAGCACTTCGGCGAACTGCACGTCTTGCGCGACGTGGACCTCGACATCACCCGCGGCGAGGTGGTCGTGGTCGTCGGCCCGTCCGGGTCGGGCAAATCCACCCTGTGCCGCACGATCAACCGCCTGGAGCCCATCGACAACGGCCGGATCACCCTCGACGGGACCGAGCTCCCCAGTGAAGGCAAGGACCTGGCCGCACTGCGCTCCGATGTGGGCATGGTGTTCCAGCAGTTCAACCTGTTCGCGCACATGTCCATTTTGGACAACGTCACGCTGGGGCCGATTCGCGTCCGGGGCCGGAAGAAGACCGCGGCCGAGGCCGAGGCACGGCGCCTGCTCGATCGCGTCGGGGTCGGCGACCAAGCGCACAAGATGCCCGTGCAGCTCTCCGGCGGCCAGCAGCAGCGCGCCGCGATCGCCCGTGCGCTGGCCATGGAACCGAAGGTGCTGCTGTTCGACGAGCCCACCTCGGCTCTGGACCCGGAAATGGTCAGCGAGGTCCTCGAGGTCATGAAGGAACTCGCCGCCACCGGGATGACGATGGTCGTGGTCACCCACGAGATGGGCTTCGCCAAATCCGCCGCCCACCGCGTGATCTTCATGGACCGCGGCCAGATCGTCGAGCAGGCCCCGCCCGCGGACTTCTTCGCCGCCCCCCGCTCCGACCGGACCCGCGACTTCCTCTCCAAGGTCCTCACCCACTGA
- a CDS encoding gamma carbonic anhydrase family protein, producing the protein MRRNVLPIGDSFPTVAPDAWVADTATVIGQANIGAATGIFYGAVLRADTEEVSVGNGSNVQDNATIHADPGSPARVGNGVSVGHGAVLHGCTIEDGCLIGMNATVLNGAIVGAESLVAANALVPEGMQVPPRSLVAGIPAKVRRDLSDSELAHLRHNAEVYRDLANRHRDNI; encoded by the coding sequence ATGCGCCGCAACGTGCTCCCCATCGGGGACAGCTTCCCCACCGTCGCCCCGGACGCCTGGGTCGCCGACACCGCCACCGTAATCGGCCAAGCGAATATCGGTGCTGCGACCGGAATCTTCTACGGAGCGGTACTGCGCGCCGACACTGAAGAAGTCTCCGTGGGAAACGGCAGCAACGTGCAGGACAACGCAACCATCCACGCCGACCCCGGTTCGCCCGCCCGAGTCGGCAATGGCGTCTCCGTGGGCCACGGCGCGGTCCTGCACGGCTGCACCATCGAAGACGGATGTCTCATCGGCATGAACGCCACTGTCCTCAACGGCGCCATCGTCGGCGCCGAGTCCCTGGTCGCCGCCAACGCGCTGGTCCCCGAAGGAATGCAGGTGCCACCCCGCTCACTTGTAGCCGGGATCCCCGCGAAGGTACGGCGCGACCTCAGCGATTCCGAACTCGCACACCTGCGGCACAACGCCGAAGTTTACCGAGATCTCGCGAACCGTCATCGTGACAACATCTAG
- a CDS encoding glutamate ABC transporter substrate-binding protein — protein MRIPKSLIPAAALITAIGLVATHGVSSAANPGITPPVAENPSFAPGSTMQKIQDRGHLRIGTRYDHPGLSAGNLRGQQEGFEIDLGEYIAGKLGLRADQIQYVEASSANREQFLAQDKVDLVMATYSITDKRKKVVSFAGPYAAISLDMVALRGNPAGIQDPQTPRGTRVCSTTGGQVSATIREEFPQTDLIEFDVSSKCIDALKNGTVDALATHGPIGAGYVSKDTEELEMVGRPFYQDNWAIGISKGDTGFCQWLGRTLQQASDDGSYSRAWDASLGRYSKQPMILPEPQQCS, from the coding sequence GTGCGCATCCCCAAGAGCCTCATCCCCGCCGCCGCGCTGATCACCGCGATCGGGCTCGTGGCCACCCACGGCGTCAGCAGCGCGGCCAATCCCGGGATCACACCACCGGTAGCCGAGAACCCGAGCTTCGCGCCCGGCTCGACCATGCAGAAGATCCAGGACCGCGGCCACCTGCGGATCGGAACTCGCTACGACCACCCCGGCCTGTCCGCGGGCAACTTGCGCGGCCAGCAGGAAGGGTTCGAAATCGACCTCGGCGAGTACATCGCCGGGAAGCTCGGCCTGCGCGCCGACCAGATCCAGTACGTCGAGGCCAGCTCGGCCAACCGCGAACAGTTCCTCGCCCAGGACAAGGTCGACCTGGTGATGGCCACCTACTCCATCACCGACAAGCGCAAGAAAGTCGTCAGCTTCGCGGGCCCCTACGCCGCGATCTCGCTCGACATGGTCGCGCTGCGCGGCAACCCCGCTGGAATCCAGGACCCGCAGACCCCTCGCGGCACCCGGGTCTGCTCGACGACCGGCGGCCAGGTCTCGGCGACCATCCGCGAGGAGTTCCCGCAGACCGATCTCATCGAGTTCGACGTCTCCTCCAAGTGCATCGACGCGCTCAAGAACGGCACGGTCGACGCGCTGGCCACCCACGGCCCGATCGGCGCCGGATACGTCAGCAAGGACACGGAGGAGCTCGAAATGGTCGGGCGCCCCTTCTACCAGGACAACTGGGCGATCGGCATCAGCAAGGGCGACACCGGTTTCTGCCAATGGCTCGGCCGGACCCTGCAGCAGGCCTCCGACGACGGCTCCTACTCCCGGGCCTGGGACGCCAGCCTCGGCCGCTACTCCAAGCAGCCCATGATCCTTCCGGAGCCGCAGCAATGTTCCTGA
- a CDS encoding IS5 family transposase (programmed frameshift): MVDALSRRLVPDELWELVEPLIPEVKDRPQGGGRAPANPRMVFTAIVYVLTSGCAWRWLPPSFGVKVPTAHRWFVRWTEACLWARIHHAMLDELGGQGLIDWSRAVVDAAHVRAKKGGSMTGPSPVDRGKPGSKLHMLSDATGLPMVTGISAGNTADGDAMIPLVNAIPPVRSRRGPRRRKPAKLHGDKAYNSRARRRWLRDKGIRPRLARKDIEPKERLGRHRWVIERSMAWFTGYRRLTLRYERRADTFKAFLALAAALVCFKRLQHAK; encoded by the exons GTGGTTGATGCGTTGTCGCGCAGGTTGGTTCCTGACGAGCTGTGGGAGCTGGTCGAGCCGTTGATTCCCGAGGTTAAGGACCGCCCGCAGGGTGGTGGTCGGGCGCCGGCGAACCCTCGGATGGTGTTCACGGCGATCGTGTACGTGCTCACCAGCGGGTGCGCGTGGCGGTGGCTGCCGCCGTCGTTCGGCGTCAAGGTCCCGACCGCGCACCGGTGGTTCGTGCGCTGGACCGAAGCGTGCTTGTGGGCACGGATCCATCACGCGATGCTGGACGAGTTAGGTGGTCAGGGCTTGATCGACTGGTCCCGCGCGGTGGTTGACGCCGCCCATGTTCGGGCGAAAAAAG GGGGATCTATGACCGGTCCGAGCCCGGTCGATCGGGGCAAGCCTGGTTCGAAACTCCACATGCTCTCCGACGCTACCGGGCTGCCGATGGTCACCGGGATCTCGGCAGGCAACACGGCTGATGGTGACGCGATGATCCCGCTGGTCAACGCGATCCCGCCGGTCCGCTCCCGCCGCGGGCCGCGACGCCGCAAGCCCGCGAAGTTGCATGGCGACAAGGCCTATAACAGCCGCGCACGTCGCCGATGGTTGAGAGACAAGGGAATCCGACCCCGACTGGCCCGCAAGGACATCGAGCCCAAGGAACGCCTCGGCCGCCACCGGTGGGTCATCGAACGCTCCATGGCCTGGTTCACCGGCTACCGCCGCCTGACCCTGCGCTACGAACGCCGCGCCGACACCTTCAAAGCCTTCCTCGCCCTGGCAGCCGCCCTCGTCTGCTTCAAACGACTCCAACACGCCAAGTGA
- a CDS encoding phage integrase N-terminal SAM-like domain-containing protein, giving the protein MPILDLDRITGELSPTWSGYLRDWDRALRSGNHPETTRYNYLLAASQLARNVAEHSPDPDADDAADDPAEITKAHIESFQAWMIETRSASTAANKHKALSERGPFGAQRPTASHREPHVGPPGPRMFRASPQVATQRTSGLVPEPHPTGLRSLSAVRNGISAEVQILDRQIATSDSRAPVLQ; this is encoded by the coding sequence ATGCCCATTCTCGATCTTGATCGGATCACCGGGGAACTGTCCCCGACGTGGTCCGGATACCTGCGCGACTGGGACCGCGCGCTGCGATCCGGCAACCACCCGGAGACCACCCGCTACAACTACCTGCTCGCCGCCTCCCAGCTCGCCCGCAACGTCGCCGAACACTCACCGGACCCCGACGCCGACGACGCCGCCGATGACCCGGCCGAGATCACCAAAGCCCACATCGAGTCCTTCCAAGCCTGGATGATCGAAACCAGGTCCGCCTCAACTGCCGCGAACAAGCACAAAGCCCTCTCGGAACGCGGACCGTTCGGCGCCCAGCGGCCGACCGCCTCGCACCGAGAGCCACACGTTGGGCCGCCCGGACCCCGGATGTTTCGCGCGAGCCCGCAGGTAGCGACTCAGCGCACGAGCGGTCTTGTGCCCGAACCGCACCCGACGGGTCTTCGCTCCCTTTCCGCGGTACGCAACGGAATCAGTGCCGAAGTCCAGATCCTCGACCGACAGATCGCGACCTCTGACAGCCGGGCACCGGTGTTGCAGTAG
- a CDS encoding alpha/beta fold hydrolase, translating into MTVRPFVVDVPQRELDELRERLRRTRLFDSDLGWSAGMPARTLRGLIDYWMNEFDWRLIERQINELPQFQADVSSKAGEFRLHFVHARGRGPDPLPLVFSHGWPGSFWEVHKIIGPLTDPVAHGGDARDAFDVVAPSLPGYGFSPHPGRPGVDPSAIAEAFHTLMADTLGYRRYVAQGGDWGSFVTAALGRSHYGVSEGVAAIHLNFFPDRPSRASVEHEEYLRAVEDWNAREGGYSQVQATKPLTIGHALTDSPAALAGWIVEKFQSWSDCEGDVESVFSKDDLLTEIMFYWLGGTSATAARLYYEAASTSGVAPSGSRGVPTAYAAFPQELFVPSREVVSTAFNVQRYSKFSRGGHFAALERPDALVEDIRTFFRSYR; encoded by the coding sequence GTGACAGTGCGCCCGTTCGTGGTCGATGTGCCGCAACGCGAACTGGACGAACTGAGGGAACGCCTGCGTCGTACTCGACTGTTCGATTCGGATCTTGGTTGGTCCGCCGGGATGCCCGCCCGAACGCTGCGCGGCCTGATCGATTACTGGATGAATGAGTTCGACTGGCGCCTGATCGAACGTCAGATCAACGAGCTTCCCCAGTTCCAGGCCGACGTTTCCTCCAAGGCCGGCGAGTTTCGCCTGCACTTCGTGCATGCACGTGGAAGGGGACCGGACCCGTTGCCGCTGGTGTTCAGCCATGGCTGGCCGGGATCGTTCTGGGAGGTGCATAAGATCATCGGTCCGCTGACGGATCCGGTCGCTCACGGAGGCGACGCAAGGGATGCCTTCGACGTTGTCGCGCCGAGCCTCCCGGGGTATGGATTCTCTCCCCATCCCGGCCGACCAGGCGTCGATCCATCAGCGATCGCAGAAGCGTTCCACACCCTGATGGCGGACACTCTCGGTTATCGTCGCTACGTCGCCCAGGGCGGGGACTGGGGTTCGTTCGTCACCGCCGCGCTGGGACGCAGCCACTACGGGGTCAGTGAAGGTGTCGCAGCCATTCACCTGAACTTTTTTCCAGACCGGCCTTCGCGGGCGTCCGTGGAACATGAGGAGTACCTGCGGGCCGTTGAAGATTGGAACGCCCGCGAGGGCGGGTACTCCCAGGTGCAGGCGACCAAGCCGCTGACCATCGGTCACGCGCTGACGGATTCCCCGGCGGCCCTGGCAGGTTGGATCGTAGAGAAATTCCAAAGCTGGAGTGACTGCGAGGGGGACGTTGAATCGGTTTTCTCCAAAGATGATCTACTAACTGAAATCATGTTCTACTGGCTCGGCGGCACGAGTGCAACCGCGGCCCGCCTGTACTACGAAGCGGCCTCCACGTCCGGAGTCGCGCCGAGCGGCTCCAGGGGTGTCCCCACCGCTTACGCGGCTTTTCCCCAGGAACTCTTCGTGCCATCACGCGAAGTCGTTTCCACAGCCTTCAACGTTCAACGGTACAGCAAGTTCTCCCGCGGCGGCCATTTTGCCGCTTTGGAGCGGCCCGACGCGCTCGTGGAAGATATCCGCACCTTCTTCCGTAGTTATCGGTAA
- a CDS encoding amino acid ABC transporter permease gives MTTTPARPATPATTRPAPVTSSVLFDSPGPRGRRRIRNGAVAAGTVLALIIASALFQLGRNGVLDAERWAVLLNRDLARLLLHGLWSTLQVALVAMVLSVAGALLLVAARLSDRSPLRGAAKIWIELFRGLPLLVLIFMIFLGAPAIGIDVPTFWALVIGITLYNSAVICEIFRAGIQSLPKGQAEAAYAIGLRKIETQRVVLLPQAINAMLPALVAQVVIILKETSLGFVIGYTELLREGRVAVEYLGSTYAIPVYVAVAALYLLVNLAISRMARRLEGRLTH, from the coding sequence ATGACCACGACACCTGCCCGGCCCGCAACACCGGCCACGACGCGTCCCGCACCCGTCACCTCCTCGGTGCTGTTCGACAGTCCCGGCCCGCGCGGCCGTCGTCGCATCCGCAACGGTGCCGTCGCCGCCGGAACCGTGCTCGCCCTCATCATCGCGAGCGCCCTGTTCCAGCTCGGACGCAACGGCGTCCTCGACGCCGAACGCTGGGCCGTACTGCTCAATCGCGACCTGGCCCGCCTGCTGCTGCACGGACTCTGGTCGACCCTGCAGGTCGCGCTCGTCGCGATGGTGCTGTCCGTCGCCGGCGCGCTGCTGCTCGTCGCGGCACGGCTGTCCGACCGGAGCCCGCTTCGCGGCGCCGCGAAGATCTGGATCGAGCTGTTCCGAGGCCTGCCGCTGCTGGTGCTGATCTTCATGATCTTCCTCGGCGCACCGGCGATCGGAATCGACGTCCCCACTTTCTGGGCGCTGGTCATCGGAATCACGCTCTACAACAGTGCGGTGATCTGCGAAATCTTCCGCGCGGGCATTCAATCCCTGCCCAAGGGGCAGGCCGAGGCCGCCTACGCCATCGGCCTGCGCAAGATCGAGACGCAGCGGGTGGTGCTGCTACCGCAAGCGATCAACGCGATGCTCCCCGCCCTCGTGGCCCAAGTCGTGATCATCCTCAAGGAGACCTCGCTCGGCTTCGTCATCGGCTACACCGAGCTGCTGCGCGAGGGACGGGTCGCCGTGGAATACCTGGGCAGCACGTACGCCATTCCGGTCTACGTCGCCGTCGCGGCGCTCTACCTGCTGGTCAACCTCGCGATTTCACGCATGGCCCGCCGACTCGAAGGACGCCTCACGCACTAA